The following coding sequences lie in one Hypanus sabinus isolate sHypSab1 unplaced genomic scaffold, sHypSab1.hap1 scaffold_62, whole genome shotgun sequence genomic window:
- the LOC132389665 gene encoding gastrula zinc finger protein XlCGF26.1-like, producing the protein MAHQRVHTRERPFTCSDCGKGFTQSSQLLRHQSVHTGDRPFNCSLCGKGFTSAYKLLRHQSVHTGERPFTCSDCGKGFTSSYQLLRHQSVHTGEWPFTCSDCGKRFTELSRLKIHQRVHTGERPFTCSDCGKGFAQSSQLKVHQRVHTEERPFTCSDCGKGFTSSSLLKVHQRVHTREKPFTCLDCGKAFTSSAHLLRHQQRVHTGEKPFTCSICGKGFTSSYKLLKHRSVHTREWPFTCSDCGKGFTELPQLKVHQRVHTRERPFTCSNCGKGFSQSSQLKVHQRVHTGEKPFTCSDCGKGFTQLSQLKAHQSVHTGEWPITCSDCGKGFASSSHLKIHQRVHTGERPFTCSDCGKGFSSSSHLKIHQRVHTGERPFTCSDCGKGFSSSSHLSSHWREAIHLPKLWEGILSVISTEGTSASSHWREAVHLLRLREGIHRITST; encoded by the coding sequence atggctcaccagcgagttcacactcgggagcggccgttcacctgctcagactgtgggaaaggattcactcagtcatctcagttactgagacaccagtcagttcacactggggacaggccattcaactgctcactctgcgggaagggattcacttctgcATATaagctactgagacaccagtcagttcacactggggagaggccattcacctgctcagactgtgggaagggattcacttcatcatatcagctactgagacaccagtcagttcacaccggagagtggccgttcacctgctcagactgtgggaagcgattcactgaaTTATCtcgactgaagatacatcagcgagttcacactggagaaaggccgttcacctgctcagattgtgggaagggattcgctcagtcatctcaactgaaggtacatcagcgagttcacactgaggaaaggccgttcacctgctcggactgtgggaagggattcacttcatcatctctactgaaggtacatcagcgagttcacactagggagaagccattcacctgcttggactgtggcAAGGCATTCACTTCATCAGCTCACTTACTGAGACACcagcagcgagttcacactggggagaagccattcacctgctcaatctgtgggaaaggattcacttcgtcatatAAGTTACTGAAACACCGGTCAGTTCACACCagagagtggccgttcacctgctcagactgcgggaagggattcaccgaaTTACctcaacttaaggtacatcagcgagttcacaccagagagaggccattcacctgctcaaactgtgggaagggattctctcagtcatctcaactgaaggtacatcagcgagttcacactggagagaagccgttcacctgctcagactgtgggaaaggattcactcagttatctcaactgaaggcacaccagagcgttcacaccggagagtggccaatcacctgctcggactgcgggaagggattcgcttcgtcatcccatctgaagatacatcagcgagttcacactggagagaggccgttcacctgctcagactgtgggaagggtttctcttcgtcatcccatctgaagatacatcagcgagttcacactggagagaggccgttcacctgctcagactgtgggaagggattctcttcgTCATCCCAcctgagttcacactggagagaggccattcacctgcccaaactgtgggaagggattctctcagtcatctcaactgaaggtacatcagcgagttcacactggagagaagccgttcacctgctcagactgcgggaagggattcaccgaaTTACctcaacttaa